The Plasmodium vivax chromosome 12, whole genome shotgun sequence genomic interval GCTTTTGCATTTCATCCTTTTCGGTCGCGCGTCGGCGTGGGCTGTCGTCCTGCCCCCTTGCCTTTGCGCTGGTGCGTCCCacgtccccttttttgtgcgccTTCGTCGCCCCCCAAAAAACTTGTCTCtttcaatttgttaaaaGGTTTTGTGTTTTTGCAAAGCGGGCGAGAACAAATATGCAGGGAGGTGTGTCAGGGTGGCGTACCAACGCACTACTGTGATGGCGCACTAATTTACTGCTTCGATAACGTGCCAATGTACGAACCTGCCAATGTTCGCGCGGCCGCCCCTAACCTGCGCCGCCGCGCCGCCTCCCCGacgtgaagaagaaataactCGACTGCGGCTCCAAGTACAGCGAGCACATTTTAACCCCCTCCTGCGTAACCAAGCCCGCAATGACCATCTGCGCACACGCGCCGTACCTCCCCACGCTGCAGGCAAACCGGTTGAATTCGCTCTCCACTTTCCTCACCGTATTCAGCAAAACATTCCTGTGTGTATCTACACAGGAGAGTAAAAAGCGCAGCTCCTTCGCATTGTCGTCCCCATCCATGTGTGGGTCCCTCTCACCACGCGGCGCGCACAAATCAACACGCTTATTtagttcctttttaatttgcccatttggggcTCTTTCGCCAAAATGTAGGAGGTTCATATGTCTGCCACACAGGAGTAATTCCCCCCTCGCCTTCTGTTTTAAATGAGGGCAGCACAGTGGGAGGGGGGCTCCTCCCCGCCCGCGCACGCTCGGGTAGCCTTCTCGAATGGGCTTCAATCCCAAACCGTACATAAAGGCAAACTCTAGGAAGTGCTCCCGCAAGCAGTCACCCTGTGAGCTGCCACTCCGCTCCGCCCTCCGAATGAAAAGAaagttccaaaaaaaatagacaaagTGGGACATTGCAAATGTTTTTCTAAATCCAtattttcgcttcttcctctcgaTGAGTCCCTCAATTTGTTTTCCGTCTCTCACTTTTCTGTTTAGCAAAATTTTGTCTAGGCAAGTGGTGGCCCCCCCACCATCAGGGTGCTCATTGTTCAGGTCCATCAGGAGGGGTAACCCCTTTCGATCTTTTATAAAGCTCTTTAAAACGAcgaggaatataaaaatgtggttGTGAGGGTGGCCTTCTGTTCGCTTTCCAAGCAGGGCCTCCTTAATCCTGTGCGTGACGCTCCTTGGGCTGAGCATCTTGCACGTTGTTTCgtccgggggggggaagcgggggGCATCCTTTAGCTTTAGCTTTTCAGCCAGGAAGGTTAGAAAGGGGCGGTCGCAGTGGTTGCCACTATCCCGATGGATGCCACTACCCAGACGGATACTACTGTCACAGTGGATGCcgctccctcccccccctgcgcgaaAGTCCCCGTAGCACTTGGCCAAAAAGACAATTTTGTCCCTCCACCCGCGGCCGCGAATGGCGCCGTAATCCACCCGGCGCACGTATTCCTTCAGCTCGTCATAGAGAGACAGCGACAGGTTAGTATAAACCCCCCACTCGGATTCCTCTCTCCTTCTCTTGCCACAAGTCTGCACATACAAGTGGTCTCCCACACTCACATGTACGTAACCTAAGTACCCTTCAGCGTAGCACGTTAttaccattttgcatttccgCCTACAAATCTTTTCAACGGACAAATTGCTCTTTACAGACAAGTTACAGATAATCACATCGTACGCATCTCCATTTGGGTTCACCTCGTTCATGTAGTTCAGGGGGTCCTCAACTAGACATGtaattttggctagctgatTCATTCgcaatatattttctctCACCACTTTGCATTTGTACTCATTTAATATTTCATCCCCTTTGGAGAAgatgtaaaatttttcatccTCCGTGGTTACACATGTGTTATCTACAATGGTGATGTCCCTTATGCCGCTCAGCATCAACCCCTTTGCAACTTCCATGGAGGTGAGGCTGCTCCCGAGCAGGCACACGGAGCTGCCCATCAGGATCTCCTGGTGCGTCGTTCCCCACAGGGAAATTTGCCGCGCGAATTCTTCGCCCTCCTCCATTGGGGGGGCGGCAGTAGAGTGGCGCTCCGTTTTGCGGTGCTCCCTTAGGCAGCACTCCACCCGCGACGCTTACATGGCCGCTTCGCCCAACATGCTACACTCCCCCGcgcttcacaaaaaaaaaaaaaaatcatctgCACTGTACTGTACTGTGcgtattgttttttttgttccttttttgtttttttttcccttttccaccACTTAGGGGGAAGCTCACTGGCCCTCTATTCATTTTGCCCTTCACGTCACCCACGCGGAGGGGCTACAGCGAGCTGTGTGGCCCCTCAGATAAGCACCCCTACATGTGCCTGTTCAAGCGCGAAGTGCCGCATGGACGCggtaaaaaggaagaaaaatggcaacGTCCCCTTCGCAAATTGCTCGTACGTGCCTTTAAAAGAGGGCAACCTGGTGATGCGtgtttctccttcttttttcccaccaGGTGCCCCTCCTTTCTGCGTTTTTATCActttgattaaaaaaaaaagttgcccGGGGAAAGTTCGCACATCGGGTGCGGAGCAAGCGAAAAATTGTCAAGtggtaccaaaaaaaaaaaaaaaaaaaagctacatTTTCGAGATGTAAAGAATAAAGCGTTACAAATgggaatatgcaaaaatgtgagaagTGCGAATGTATACGTGCGTGGGACTAATGCTTTCCCCTGGGCGAACCGCAACTGCCAATTAAAACAACTTGGACGAagtcttctccttcttcatcctttttttccgccgAATTACGTCCTGCATATCAATGTAGTTCCCGGTCTGCGTCTTCACGCCCATCATCCTATCTCGCTCGCTTCTCTCCTGGATGTACCTTTTTATGGACTTCTTTCGAAACATAAGCTCCGGATAATGAACCTTGGGACTTTTGTCAAATTTACCTCCGAGCATTTTTACTTGATGAttttccacaatttttttttgaaatttatcCAAATGAGGCAGAGTCAACTTTCTGATTTCGTGAACCACACTCATGAACTCTTTTTtggcttccattttttctttcaaaatggtTTTTCTATTTAGTAGGGCGGCTTCATCAGGGGGGggtttcttcattttctttggTTCCCCATATGATCGATTTTCCCACTCATTGCGCTTCTCCTTCACTGCATTTGGCTTAGTCCccttcaaaaggggggttcTCCAAGAGGGaacctcttcttcgtcttccttaTAATTTGCCCCCTTTGCAACTTTCTGCCtatcctcctcttttttcctccttttatCATCCCTTGGGTAAAAGTtgtccttttcattttggggaGTCAATTCTTCACTTGGgtggttttttccccttttcccttttctcttcttcccttCAGCTGGGGGGCCTTCCCCATCGCAATAGTTTCCACTGCTGGTTTTACCACTGCGACTTTCACATATGGGGTTAGCATCCCCACCAAAGTAAGTCTTCTCCTCATGATTTATGTGATGAGGCAGCATTCGAGGGTGGAGCTTCCTcaccttttttcctccccgttCATCATTCGTTTCACCTTCCGA includes:
- a CDS encoding hypothetical protein, conserved (encoded by transcript PVX_083415A); protein product: MEEGEEFARQISLWGTTHQEILMGSSVCLLGSSLTSMEVAKGLMLSGIRDITIVDNTCVTTEDEKFYIFSKGDEILNEYKCKVVRENILRMNQLAKITCLVEDPLNYMNEVNPNGDAYDVIICNLSVKSNLSVEKICRRKCKMVITCYAEGYLGYVHVSVGDHLYVQTCGKRRREESEWGVYTNLSLSLYDELKEYVRRVDYGAIRGRGWRDKIVFLAKCYGDFRAGGGGSGIHCDSSIRLGSGIHRDSGNHCDRPFLTFLAEKLKLKDAPRFPPPDETTCKMLSPRSVTHRIKEALLGKRTEGHPHNHIFIFLVVLKSFIKDRKGLPLLMDLNNEHPDGGGATTCLDKILLNRKVRDGKQIEGLIERKKRKYGFRKTFAMSHFVYFFWNFLFIRRAERSGSSQGDCLREHFLEFAFMYGLGLKPIREGYPSVRGRGGAPLPLCCPHLKQKARGELLLCGRHMNLLHFGERAPNGQIKKELNKRVDLCAPRGERDPHMDGDDNAKELRFLLSCVDTHRNVLLNTVRKVESEFNRFACSVGRYGACAQMVIAGLVTQEGVKMCSLYLEPQSSYFFFTSGRRRGGAG
- a CDS encoding hypothetical protein, conserved (encoded by transcript PVX_083410A), with product MKKGEESIPGKKARGGKNEKDLQRYMDELWGFAPSSGDEKDIAKEEPVKRDGDGVETPSEESEGETNDERGGKKVRKLHPRMLPHHINHEEKTYFGGDANPICESRSGKTSSGNYCDGEGPPAEGKKRKGKRGKNHPSEELTPQNEKDNFYPRDDKRRKKEEDRQKVAKGANYKEDEEEVPSWRTPLLKGTKPNAVKEKRNEWENRSYGEPKKMKKPPPDEAALLNRKTILKEKMEAKKEFMSVVHEIRKLTLPHLDKFQKKIVENHQVKMLGGKFDKSPKVHYPELMFRKKSIKRYIQERSERDRMMGVKTQTGNYIDMQDVIRRKKRMKKEKTSSKLF